A single genomic interval of Phaeodactylum tricornutum CCAP 1055/1 chromosome 5, whole genome shotgun sequence harbors:
- a CDS encoding predicted protein, translating into MSLPPSKAVPHTKCRPLTSTGELTFKRARRSSEVDETLAVCQCWRILRSLLVATTDRPRPRLPDSLQQTKIKNNLDALRTVLDENGFRTSTVMSPRPGLSLYKDSFRLKCEKGSQGPPKNSIYDNQRNLAREFLIVMFGLYPHQETLERLYTSSFKMVFSLLLFCDRLREACPDALQDTEVQKLVDQAETECRLLGTSSLDSISEQIYAASRKVPEKIAGLIQTAVQSDPRLRVEQLQHEHERILCCYSTVSNVHMQLFTQYYDLVIKDVYFKDSHIEKYQRITIYLYEPDVDLLAPPKFTFLPSLYTALTRGAEAVSELMVDTFWTQLLRQGYFCATEIQTLLAPSLNHYFLSGVTRDSTVPIQLNAHFTPTFPLCFYLHGKAGVGKSSLAHAFAPALNATVEQYADPEIVVRFVKQNLNKPMDTLRLELELRPNNNDLSVMSIIRGRRMTMRQSKPGLVVVNLEEMSRDDANADPNQLATAQLISQRFSGRTGDCQGDAGIPRNSSRRGISEEATIIPLFTSNYVLGVSSYQALSKLHMFQNLVCVEMIAVSGEDRVRFANSYFLQCLQDRLPQFILGNCTLCLDIPLGIGDTRPLVRHLRMLAFYTCSTLAITSQLLHIHVSIVKKSDSYKISANGIQSMELKIGSMGNIIPSKQRTFDPRTMLAIEKLRSRQLGAVGASVPLNLEELSIIFDFWLAKTLAPAVILSKDRSLIKSIFASTKKIVDVRCIEHVNSSEYKMMKSLYDPSDTPNLRDDILQFGPESLVCVELHCETVDAQLCIREIIEDTPSMTAFSTEKSALHKSGLLFLVYIHEEITPELRSRASLIV; encoded by the coding sequence ATGAGCCTACCACCATCCAAGGCCGTACCTCACACGAAATGTCGTCCGTTGACTAGCACAGGCGAGCTCACATTTAAAAGGGCTCGTCGGTCCTCGGAAGTGGACGAAACTCTGGCCGTTTGCCAGTGTTGGAGGATTCTTCGTTCGCTTCTCGTGGCGACTACCGATCGGCCTCGGCCTCGGCTTCCGGATTCGCtgcaacaaacaaaaatcAAGAATAATTTGGATGCGTTGCGCACAGTGCTCGACGAAAACGGCTTTCGCACGTCGACTGTCATGTCGCCTCGACCAGGTTTGTCGTTGTACAAGGATTCGTTCCGGCTCAAGTGCGAGAAGGGAAGCCAAGGCCCACCAAAGAATAGCATATACGACAACCAAAGAAATCTGGCGAGAGAATTCTTGATTGTAATGTTTGGCCTGTATCCACACCAGGAGACGCTGGAACGCCTCTACACTTCGTCGTTCAAGATGGTGTTCAGCCTCTTGCTCTTTTGCGACCGTCTACGGGAGGCCTGTCCTGACGCCCTACAGGACACCGAAGTGCAAAAACTCGTCGACCAAGCTGAAACAGAATGTCGATTGCTAGGAACGTCGTCTTTGGATTCAATATCCGAGCAAATATACGCAGCTAGTCGCAAGGTGCCGGAAAAGATTGCCGGGTTGATTCAAACTGCGGTACAAAGCGACCCCAGGCTTCGTGTTGAGCAGCTTCAACACGAGCACGAGAGGATTCTCTGTTGCTATTCCACCGTCTCCAACGTTCACATGCAGCTCTTTACACAATATTATGATCTCGTCATCAAAGACGTGTACTTCAAAGATTCGCACATAGAAAAGTATCAGCGAATCACTATATATTTGTACGAGCCGGACGTAGATTTGCTTGCGCCTCCCAAGTTTACCTTCTTACCGTCTTTGTACACGGCTTTGACTCGCGGGGCTGAGGCAGTTTCCGAGTTGATGGTCGACACTTTTTGGACTCAGCTTCTCCGACAAGGCTACTTTTGTGCGACCGAGATCCAGACATTGTTGGCACCCAGCCTGAACCATTACTTCCTGTCAGGCGTGACCCGGGACTCGACTGTTCCCATACAGCTCAACGCTCACTTTACCCCCACCTTTCCGCTCTGCTTTTATTTGCATGGCAAAGCTGGGGTGGGCAAATCGAGTCTGGCTCACGCCTTTGCCCCTGCACTTAATGCGACGGTGGAGCAGTATGCCGATCCCGAAATTGTGGTGCGCTTTGTAAAGCAAAATCTCAACAAGCCCATGGATACGTTGCGGTTAGAGCTCGAACTACgacccaacaacaacgatcTTTCCGTCATGAGTATTATTCGAGGCCGACGCATGACCATGAGACAGAGCAAACCGGGCTTGGTAGTCGTaaatttggaagaaatgtcTCGAGACGATGCGAATGCTGATCCCAATCAATTAGCCACCGCTCAGCTCATTAGTCAGCGGTTTTCCGGACGAACCGGTGACTGTCAGGGAGATGCCGGCATCCCACGTAACTCGTCAAGGCGTGGTATCAGTGAAGAAGCCACAATCATTCCGTTGTTCACATCGAACTATGTCTTGGGCGTGTCGTCCTATCAAGCATTGAGCAAACTGCACATGTTTCAAAATTTGGTCTGTGTCGAAATGATAGCGGTATCCGGTGAAGACCGAGTCCGCTTCGCCAATTCATATTTTCTGCAATGCCTGCAAGATCGTCTTCCACAGTTCATTCTGGGCAACTGCACTCTTTGTTTGGACATTCCTTTGGGAATTGGAGATACTCGACCTCTTGTGCGGCACTTGCGCATGCTTGCTTTCTATACATGTTCTACGCTCGCAATAACAAGCCAGCTATTGCATATACACGTGTCTATCGTCAAAAAGAGCGACAGCTATAAGATTTCGGCGAATGGCATCCAGTCAATGGAATTGAAAATCGGTAGTATGGGCAACATTATCCCATCCAAACAGCGAACCTTTGATCCGCGTACCATGCTAGCAATTGAAAAGCTTCGTTCACGGCAACTTGGCGCCGTCGGTGCAAGCGTTCCTCTCAATCTGGAAGAGCTCTCGATCATTTTCGACTTCTGGCTAGCCAAAACATTGGCACCTGCGGTCATCCTGTCGAAAGATCGGTCTCTAATTAAGAGCATTTTCGCTTCCACGAAAAAGATAGTGGATGTCCGTTGCATCGAACATGTCAACTCTAGTGAATACAAAATGATGAAGAGCCTGTACGATCCTAGCGATACGCCTAATCTGCGTGACGATATACTTCAGTTCGGACCTGAGTCGTTGGTATGTGTTGAACTGCATTGCGAAACAGTTGACGCTCAGTTGTGTATCCGAGAAATTATTGAGGACACGCCTTCCATGACGGCTTTCTCAACCGAAAAGTCGGCTTTGCACAAGTCTGGGCTTTTATTTCTTGTTTACATTCACGAAGAAATTACACCGGAACTAAGATCGCGGGCTTCTCTGATTGTCTAA
- a CDS encoding predicted protein, with product LTPQYFHWVKVCFYLSDEEIINRIGYDALVFLRFHRLALRCIVKMSVFSFIVLLPLNFTGGGHANAQDLKEYVGSLFFTDFLRFTMANVQSGSPRLWVHCFAAYLLTGIVVRELLIEYEHFALIRHRYLLSSEPHLRTVLVTNIPRHLRSASKITSYFRHVYPDAVKSVFLCQNLIQLEKMVQARTTLLSNIETELLVLCRTEKKKLYEQSYLRRSILTFRLRYCSAEDGTQERLADYYSQLETLNEEIEKEQRRRLTDKAFVVMRTYTAATIAIQSMHSSKPGAMHVVTAPEPRDILWYNIYMSKGAQRTRSYMGEFLVLLLISFYAIPVALISLLVSENALISNSPRLAQLDQASTFFSAAITLVQPLCIVGLQQLLPPLFMVIGRAEGRIAFSDAQMQAFSRYFLFQVLNVFLVTTIAGSIFDTVAIIIENPESAFEMLGNSLPRMSSFFITFVTVKTFLALGLELVRCVSLI from the exons CTTACGCCACAGTACTTTCATTGGGTCAAAGTTTGCTTTTACCtatccgacgaagaaatcatCAACCGCATCGGCTACGATGCCCTCGTCTTTTTGCGTTTTCACCGCTTGGCCTTGCGCTGCATTGTCAAAATGTCggtcttttccttcattGTCCTTTTACCATTGAACTTTACCGGCGGTGGGCACGCCAACGCCCAAGATTTGAAGGAGTATGTGGGGTCCCTCTTTTTTACAGACTTTCTGCGCTTTACCATGGCCAACGTACAGTCTGGTTCTCCAAGACTTTGGGTCCACTGCTTTGCCGCCTATTTGTTGACGGGAATTGTGGTTCGTGAACTACTCATTGAATACGAGCATTTTGCCCTGATTCGGCACCGTTATCTTTTATCGAGTGAACCGCATTTACGAACCGTTTTGGTCACCAACATTCCACGCCATCTGCGATCCGCCAGCAAGATAACTTCCTATTTCCGACACGTCTACCCGGACGCCGTCAAGTCCGTCTTTTTGTGCCAAAATTTGATTCAACTGGAAAAAATGGTACAAGCGCGGACCACGCTATTGTCCAATATCGAAACCGAGTTGCTCGTGCTGTGTCGTacggagaaaaagaaactgtACGAACAGTCGTATCTCCGTCGCTCCATTCTAACGTTTCGTTTGAGGTATTGCAGTGCCGAAGACGGCACACAGGAACGCCTGGCCGACTACTACTCACAACTCGAAACCCTgaacgaagaaattgaaaaggaGCAACGCCGGAGAC TGACGGACAAAGCTTTCGTGGTGATGCGAACATacacagcagcaacaattgCCATTCAGTCCATGCATTCATCCAAGCCCGGAGCGATGCATGTCGTGACAGCCCCGGAACCGAGAGACATTTTGTGGTACAACATATATATGTCGAAAGGGGCACAGCGAACTCGATCGTATATGGGAGAGTTTCTGGTGCTGCTATTAATTTCGTTCTATGCGATTCCGGTTGCACTTATCTCTTTGTTGGTCAGTGAAAATGCTTTGATTTCTAATTCGCCAAGGCTGGCCCAGTTGGATCAGGCGTCGACGTTCTTTTCGGCAGCGATCACTTTGGTTCAACCGTTGTGTATCGTGGGATTACAGCAGCTCTTACCGCCTCTATTCATGGTGATCGGAAGAGCGGAAGGAAGAATTGCGTTTAGTGATGCACAAATGCAAGCCTTCTCGCGCTACTTTTTGTTTCAAGTTTTGAATGTCTTTTTGGTGACGACCATTGCTGGATCGATCTTCGATACCGTTGCAATTATTATTGAAAATCCTGAGTCAGCCTTTGAAATGCTAGGAAATTCATTGCCGCGAATGTCATCGTTCTTCATCACGTTCGTGACGGTCAAGACGTTCCTGGCTCTGGGTTTAGAGCTCGTTCGGTGTGTCTCGCTAATT
- a CDS encoding predicted protein translates to MPPVDNDRHNNSNNNIIIHDRHDHRASNSVVLDIPERDTVTRPVMSEASDINLLHRSVADAGRWAFGMILVEVWVMSPDKTALYRSDSGWWIDPVYHRNCSADCKICRLTEPSRTDYLAPHPLAPGEGLQGALWSETGYHLRGGNGNSNSSSFHNQFLSRDHHNKKMLDGVFGPTSPIKQVVWREVQALADDPDQPWNPRLQLLAEVGLGWAAAVPFRYHGQQGIVVYLARQASDLIGAAFCLQGPRAIVVEERRHELSDALRRVKRKIVHARQMSVDLGTLVQDEAQRKHIDAQQALAWHETKFGEIYRA, encoded by the exons ATGCCCCCCGTGGACAACGACCGCCACAataacagcaacaacaacatcatcatcCACGATCGACACGACCATCGCGCAAGCAACAGCGTTGTCCTCGATATTCCGGAACGCGACACTGTCACGCGTCCAGTGATGTCAGAGGCGTCGGACATCAACCTTCTACACCGTTCGGTGGCGGATGCGGGGCGATGGGCGTTCGGGATGATTCTCGTGGAAGTGTGGGTGATGAGCCCGGACAAAACGGCGCTGTATCGATCGGATTCGGGT TGGTGGATTGACCCGGTCTATCATCGAAATTGCAGTGCGGACTGTAAAATTTGTCGATTGACCGAACCCTCACGCACGGACTATTTGGCGCCACACCCACTCGCTCCCGGTGAAGGACTTCAGGGAGCACTCTGGTCGGAAACCGGTTATCACTTACGCGGCGGCAACGGAAATTCGAATTCGTCATCATTCCATAATCAGTTCTTGTCCCGTGATCATCACAACAAGAAAATGCTGGACGGAGTCTTTGGACCCACGTCTCCAATCAAACAGGTCGTGTGGCGGGAAGTACAGGCGTTGGCCGACGATCCCGATCAACCGTGGAATCCTCGATTGCAGCTGCTTGCCGAGGTGGGTCTCGGCTGGGCGGCAGCAGTGCCATTCCGTTACCACGGCCAGCAAGGCATTGTCGTTTATCTCGCCCGCCAAG CGTCGGACTTGATCGGAGCcgctttttgtttgcagGGGCCTCGAGCAATTGTGGTGGAAGAACGGCGGCACGAACTTAGCGATGCATTGCGGCGAGTCAAGCGAAAAATTGTGCACGCTCGGCAGATGTCGGTCGATTTGGGTACGCTGGTGCAGGACGAGGCACAAAGGAAGCATATTGATGCTCAGCAAGCACTAGCCTGGCACGAAACAAAATTTGGAGAGATTTACCGCGCCTAG